The following are encoded together in the Lathyrus oleraceus cultivar Zhongwan6 chromosome 3, CAAS_Psat_ZW6_1.0, whole genome shotgun sequence genome:
- the LOC127131490 gene encoding F-box/FBD/LRR-repeat protein At1g16930: MADRISSLPDSILCHILSFLQTKHAVATSILSKRWNNLWLSVPSLDLGHIRVPDHNSFLRFINFVYLFFLYRDTALPIKTFHLNFDYSRHQTPLFSHCPMDTITNWINFVVQHRVEYIHLSVETGTFPKTPLSILTCNTLVVLKLCFLSLGGRFSSVLLPSLKTLHFEHIWLHKLRDFMLFLTGCPILEDIFTFDVRVNSVESLTYDEWKSVVLSNIIGADILRFGYFPLRIVHNVQSLSSDFHQVHGVDGFISFHNLTQLQFVCASPRYNWKFVLQLLKHCPKLQKFGINEVKLDGGLWWPNKENWVIPDVVPQCLSLHLTTCNLLSFSGLEGELKLAKYILKNAKVLETMTIRNADQPRIERVLSSCTRASETSKITVYDVPCK, encoded by the exons ATGGCGGATAGAATAAGCAGTTTACCAGACTCGATTCTCTGTCACATTCTCTCTTTTCTGCAAACCAAACATGCAGTTGCCACCAGCATTCTCTCAAAGAGATGGAACAATCTCTGGCTATCGGTTCCTTCTTTGGACTTAGGTCATATTCGAGTCCCTGATCATAACTCCTTTCTTCGATTCATCAATTTCGTATACCTTTTTTTTCTCTATCGAGATACCGCACTTCCGATTAAGACCTTCCACCTTAATTTTGACTACAGTCGTCATCAAACTCCTCTATTCTCTCACTGTCCCATGGACACTATCACCAATTGGATCAACTTTGTTGTACAACACCGCGTCGAGTACATTCATCTCTCCGTCGAAACAGGAACTTTTCCCAAAACGCCGCTCAGTATTCTCACATGCAACACCCTTGTGGTTCTCAAGCTTTGTTTTTTAAGCTTGGGAGGAAGGTTTTCTTCTGTTTTACTTCCGTCTCTTAAAACCCTTCATTTTGAACATATCTGGCTCCACAAACTTCGAGATTTTATGCTGTTTTTAACTGGATGTCCAATTCTTGAGGATATATTCACATTTGATGTGAGAGTTAATTCTGTTGAATCTCTTACCTATGACGAGTGGAAGAGCGTTGTCTTAAGTAACATTATCGGAGCTGATATTCTTCGCTTTGGTTATTTTCCGTTGAGAATTGTTCATAATGTACAATCTCTGAGCTCTGATTTCCATCAG GTGCATGGTGTTGATGGTTTCATTAGTTTTCATAATTTGACCCAACTTCAGTTTGTTTGCGCTTCTCCCCGATATAATTGGAAATTCGTACTACAACTTCTCAAGCATTGTCCTAAGCTTCAAAAGTTTGGCATTAACGAG GTTAAGCTAGATGGGGGATTATGGTGGCCTAACAAAGAAAATTGGGTGATTCCAGATGTTGTTCCACAATGCCTTTCATTACACCTTACAACTTGCAACCTTTTGAGTTTCTCAGGCCTAGAAGGTGAGCTTAAGCTAGCAAAGTACATTTTAAAAAATGCAAAAGTTTTGGAAACCATGACAATCAGGAATGCTGATCAACCCCGAATAGAAAGAGTACTATCCTCATGCACGAGGGCCTCTGAGACGAGTAAAATTACAGTTTATGATGTTCCATGTAAGTAG
- the LOC127131488 gene encoding uncharacterized protein LOC127131488, whose translation MDRTWMYDRVYSNRHGLKEEYVRGVKDFVKRALKQPICKSEGGIRCPCINCKCLKIRTPTNVRLHLYRDGFQRDYWIWTQHGEVELNVNTRNDSNSSEHVHHDDQIEAMNQMVYDAFRPYGVFSHVNDNIEVEEYTEDEFPNEDAKRFYDKLISFNKPIYEGATQSILSISTQLLEIRSNWHVPQKGLDFVAQMLKSVCPVQKGLPDNYYQATQLVSKLGLKVEKIDCCKNGCMLYYKNDSNLSECKFCNAPRFIPRKTGMGKYKDIPVKRMFYFPIIPRLQRLYASTESASEMRWHHMNKNSSNILRHPSDGKAWKHFDSVYPDFSREPRNVRLGLCSDGFTPYIQASASPYSCWPIIVTPYNLPPEMCMTKPYLFLACLIPGPKNPKLKIDVYLQPLIDDLHRLWSNGILTYDISTKQNCIMKACLMWTINDFPAYGMLSGWGTQGKLACPHCMEHTDAFTLKSGHKNSWFDCHRRFLPSNHSFRRSKRSFLKNRVVTNEPPPISTGKDIWAVISNFPKVTEIGWEAKWKEFEGYGVDHNWKKRSIFWDLPYWKDNLLRHNLDVMHIEKNVFDNIFNTVMNVKDKTKDNEKAREDLAKLCFRGDLELQPLENGKNGKPKASYTLTKSEAKLVCKWLKELRMPDGYASNLSRCANVEKGTVHGMKSHDCHVFMECLLPIAFHSLPDLVWKPLTELSRFFKDLCCNTLRMDDLIKLDENIPIIICKLERIFPPGFFDSMEHLPIHLAKEAILGGPVQYRWMYPFERFMGVSKRAVTNKARVEGSICSDYIHRETNYFCSHYFNSFRLLPTINLSNKPHLDNDDILPTMSILQSGGRPSGKSRKYFLSDKEWKSSHVHVLINCDEVKPYLDIFLENHSLDIEDSSGRIHIEFPIWLKKYVNEETNGVTNQDIIALSRSPASMAISWNMYFINGYKFHTEEWSKGRKTSNCGVHVKGLAEGGNTDFYGIIKHIFELDYFGLKHKIPVFYCEWFDPTRNTGTKVHPQYKTVDIKMDKRYRPYDPFILAQNARQVYYVPYPEMCRDMRGWCAAITTKPRGRVEIDNMEDEVPYQSDGMLPALPNVEIEAISCLRDMSQLDVFEEIFDCSTSEADRGH comes from the exons ATGGATCGTACTTGGATGTACGATAGAGTATATTCCAATAGACACGGATTGAAAGAAGAGTATGTTCGCGGGGTTAAAGACTTCGTAAAGAGGGCTTTGAAACAACCTATTTGTAAATCTGAGGGAGGGATAAGGTGTCCGTGTATAAATTGCAAGTGTCTCAAGATAAGAACACCAACTAATGTTAGACTTCACTTGTATCGAGATGGATTTCAACGAGACTATTGGATTTGGACTCAACATGGAGAAGTAGAGCTCAATGTTAATACAAGGAATGATTCAAATAGTAGTGAGCATGTGCATCATGATGACCAAATTGAGGCAATGAATCAGATGGTGTATGATGCTTTTAGGCCTTATGGAGTATTCTCTCACGTGAATGATAACATAGAAGTTGAGGAATATACGGAGGATGAGTTTCCCAACGAAGATGCCAAACGATTTTATGACAAGTTGATATCTTTCAACAAGCCCATTTATGAGGGAGCTACCCAATCAATATTATCAATATCTACTCAACTTCTTGAAATTAGGTCTAATTGGCATGTACCACAAAAAGGTTTAGATTTTGTTGCACAAATGCTTAAAAGTGTATGTCCAGTTCAAAAAGGCTTGCCCGATAACTATTACCAAGCAACACAGTTGGTATCTAAGTTAGGGCTAAAGGTTGAGAAGATTGATTGTTGTAAGAATGGTTGTATGTTATATTACAAGAATGATAGCAATCTATCAGAGTGCAAATTTTGTAATGCTCCTAGGTTCATTCCTCGCAAGACTGGCATGGGAAAGTACAAAGATATCCCAGTGAAGAGAATGTTCTACTTCCCAATCATTCCCAGATTACAAAGATTGTATGCATCAACTGAGTCGGCAAGTGAAATGAGATGGCATCACATGAACAAAAATAGTTCCAACATCCTTCGCCACCCGTCAGATGGAAAAGCATGGAAACATTTTGATAGTGTATATCCTGACTTTTCTAGGGAACCCAGAAATGTAAGGTTGGGTCTGTGTTCAGATGGTTTTACTCCTTACATTCAAGCGTCTGCTTCTCCATACTCATGTTGGCCAATAATAGTTACTCCGTATAATCTCCCCCCTGAAATGTGCATGACCAAACCATACTTGTTTTTGGCATGCCTCATACCCGGACCTAAAAACCCTAAATTAAAGATAGATGTCTACTTGCAACCATTGATTGATGATCTACATCGATTGTGGTCCAATGGAATATTGACCTATGATATATCTACAAAACAAAACTGCATCATGAAAGCCTGCTTGATGTGgacaattaatgattttccagccTATGGTATGTTATCTGGATGGGGAACACAAGGTAAattggcatgccctcattgtATGGAACACACTGATGCTTTCACCTTGAAAAGTGGCCATAAGAATTCCTGGTTTGACTGTCATCGTCGTTTCTTGCCATCTAATCACTCCTTCAGAAGGAGTAAAAGAAGTTTCCTAAAAAATAGGGTTGTGACCAATGAGCCACCTCCCATTTCCACAGGGAAAGATATATGGGCGGTAATAAGTAATTTTCCAAAAGTTACTGAAATTGGATGGGAGGCGAAATGGAAAGAATTCGAAGGGTATGGAGTGGATCACAATTGGAAAAAGCGAAGTATTTTTTGGGATCTCCCATATTGGAAGGATAATTTGTTAAGGCATAACCTCGATGTGATGCACATAGAAAAAAACGTCTTCGATAATATATTTAATACTGTCATGAATGTTAAGGATAAAACAAAGGATAATGAAAAGGCAAGAGAAGACTTGGCTAAATTATGCTTTCGCGGGGACTTGGAGCTCCAACCCTTAGAAAACGGAAAGAATGGTAAACCAAAGGCTAGTTACACTCTAACCAAATCTGAAGCCAAGTTGGTTTGTAAATGGCTTAAGGAATTGAGAATGCCAGATGGCTATGCTTCAAACCTCAGTAGGTGTGCGAATGTAGAAAAGGGTACGGTGCATGGGATGAAGAGCCATGATTGTCATGTTTTCATGGAATGTTTACTCCCAATTGCATTCCATTCATTGCCAGATTTGGTTTGGAAACCATTAACTGAGCTAAGTCGATTCTTTAAAGATCTTTGTTGCAATACATTGAGGATGGACGACTTAATTAAGTTGGATGAGAATATTCCAATTATCATATGCAAGTTGGAAAGGATTTTTCCACCAGGTTTCTTTGACTCAATGGAGCATCTTCCAATCCATCTTGCCAAAGAAGCAATTCTAGGTGGTCCAGTACAGTACCGATGGATGTATCCATTCGAAAG ATTTATGGGAGTCTCAAAGAGGGCAGTGACAAATAAGGCTAGAGTTGAAGGTTCCATATGCAGTGATTATATACATCGCGAGACAAATTACTTTTGCTCTCATTATTTCAACTCTTTCCGTTTGTTGCCAACCATAAATCTTAGTAACAAACCTCATTTAGACAATGATGACATTCTACCTACAATGTCCATTCTACAAAGTGGCGGTCGACCAAGTGGGAAGTCACGAAAATATTTTCTATCTGATAAGGAATGGAAGTCTTCACATGTGCATGTCTTGATAAATTGTGATGAGGTTAAACCATATCTTGA CATATTCTTAGAGAACCACTCTCTAGATATAGAAGATTCATCTGGGCGCATACATATAGAGTTTCCCATATGGCTGAAGAAATATGTAAATGAGGAGACAAATGGAGTTACTAACCAAGATATAATTGCCTTGTCTCGCAGTCCTGCATCAATGGCCATATCATGGAACATGTATTTTATCAATGGGTACAAGTTTCATACTGAAGAATGGAGCAAAGGTAGAAAAACTAGCAATTGTGGTGTGCACGTGAAAGGTCTTGCAGAAGGAGGAAATACTGACTTTTATGGAATAATCAAACATATCTTTGAGCTAGATTACTTTGGTCTGAAGCATAAGATTCCAGTTTTTTATTGTGAATGGTTTGATCCAACAAGGAATACGGGCACAAAGGTTCACCCACAATATAAAACTGTGGATATTAAGATGGATAAACGTTATCGTCCTTATGATCCTTTCATCCTTGCGCAAAATGCAAGACAAGTGTATTATGTCCCATATCCAGAAATGTGTAGAGATATGCGTGGATGGTGTGCGGCAATCACCACAAAACCAAGGGGTCGCGTAGAGATTGACAACATGGAGGATGAAGTACCTTATCAATCTGATGGGATGTTACCGGCGCTACCCAATGTAGAAATTGAAGCAATATCTTGTTTGCGTGACATGTCACAATTAGATGTGTTTGAAGAGATTTTTGATTGCTCTACTAGTGAAGCAGATAGAGGGCATTGA
- the LOC127129344 gene encoding protein MAIN-LIKE 2-like, translating into MSLLTMGEAHRGTVANIATYDVSRFRTRVHEFVPMDPMIQPYVELAGFGQISKIMSWSIDNKFILALCERWRPETHTFWFPTGECTVTLEDVYMLLGLRIEGKAVNGKTNYANSICMELLETDLLDDNARGQGILLSLLKSYYNSLYLDEHSTEDARIIKTRCYIILLLGSFLFPEGSGSSMHIMYLPLLRHVDRIGSYSWGSACLAYLYSSLCKNSHKDTSTFSGCAVLLQAWGWSRLPSLAPVNNNPFTFPYAKK; encoded by the exons atgtctttactcacaatgggcgaagcacacagaggaacagttgcaaacatcgcaacatac gatgtatcaaggtttcgaactcgagtccacgaatttgtcccaatggacccgatgattcaaccttatgttgaactcgccggttttggtcagattagcaagattatgtcttggtctatagataacaagttcattctagccttatgcgaaagatggaggccagagacacacacattttggtttccaaccggtgagtgtaccgtgacgttggaagacgtctacatgcttttaggactacgaattgaaggcaaagctgttaatggtaagaccaactatgcaaattcaatttgcatggagcttttagaaactgatttgttagatgataatgctagaggtcaaggtatactactctcactcctaaagtcatattataatagtttatatttagatgagcattctaccgaagatgctcgaataataaaaactaggtgttacattatattgttactaggatcctttttatttcccgaaggtagtggttctagcatgcatattatgtacttacctctacttagacatgtagatagaataggtagttacagttggggatccgcatgtctagcctatctctatagttcgttgtgcaaaaactcccacaaagacacatctacattttctggatgtgctgttttgctacaagcatggggatggtcaagactaccatctctagcaccggtcaataacaaccctttcacttttccatatgcaaaaaagtaa
- the LOC127131489 gene encoding uncharacterized protein LOC127131489, whose protein sequence is MTKRGGKAKVLAPGKLQEERNRIINKKHIVRKPAQTTLSMQDASSAPTPAQAAPSVQVASSMPTSASKKSSVQAASSMPTPAQEASSVQVASSMPTSASKKSCVQAASLMPTPAQAASSVQAASSMPTQAQAASSVQAASSMPTPAPTVVPVHATTSEKFSFMPTPTLSHQTMAGPQSINLQTMASPSNLAEEEDVDADEDEAVGQETITPLVPTIDENGKVIIKPSGTGLVPAKEVAGAINYAIRKQFYKPIHHWSALDPDTKADWFKLFGEKVSWDPFDHAFVYSAFEKKGRKRLNDMLGKARRKGTRPSWIGGDAWVELQTYWKKTEFLAVSSQNKTNRASARGGAVHTTGRKAHIDVALQLSRELQRDLRPDELFLKTHKRKNGEWVDSRAASTYKTFKEKFDAELQPTEEGNGEVVQVLDGERVNQLWTEAAGGRNRGRVYGAADLAINLKRGSKSFTQQSQTPQHSMFGMSLEAERAARIRAEQIAEAATTQLQEANEAMRAATEAAKAATETA, encoded by the exons ATGACTAAAAGAGGTGGAAAAGCTAAGGTATTAGCACCAGGAAAACTTCAAGAAGAACGAAATCGCATAATTAACAAGAAGCATATCGTTAGGAAACCTGCTCAAACAACATTGTCTATGCAGGATGCATCATCGGCACCAACACCAGCTCAGGCAGCACCGTCCGTGCAGGTTGCATCGTCGATGCCGACATCAGCTTCGAAAAAATCATCTGTGCAGGCTGCATCGTCGATGCCAACACCAGCTCAGGAAGCATCGTCCGTGCAGGTTGCATCATCAATGCCAACATCAGCTTCTAAAAAATCGTGTGTGCAGGCTGCATCGTTGATGCCAACACCAGCTCAGGCAGCATCTTCCGTGCAGGCTGCATCGTCGATGCCAACACAAGCTCAGGCAGCATCGTCTGTGCAGGCTGCATCGTCGATGCCAACACCAGCTCCAACTGTAGTACCTGTTCATGCCACTACCTCTGAGAAATTCAGTTTTATGCCTACTCCAACTTTAAGCCATCAAACAATGGCTGGCCCTCAAAGTATAAACCTTCAAACAATGGCTAGCCCTTCAAATTTGGCAGAGGAGGAAGATGTGGATGCTGATGAGGATGAGGCGGTGGGTCAAGAAACTATTACCCCTCTTGTGCCAACAATAGATGAGAATGGGAAAGTTATTATAAAACCATCTGGTACTGG GCTAGTTCCTGCCAAAGAAGTTGCTGGTGCCATTAATTATGCGATACGCAAACAATTTTATAAACCTATACATCATTGGTCTGCACTCGATCCTGATACGAAAGCTGATTGGTTTAAGTTGTTTGGA gAGAAGGTTTCGTGGGATCCTTTCGATCATGCATTTGTCTATAGTGCATTtgaaaaaaaaggaagaaaacGATTAAACGACATGTTGGGGAAGGCGAGGAGAAAAGGGACTCGACCTTCATGGATTGGTGGTGATGCTTGGGTTGAACTTCAAACTTATTGGAAAAAGACCGAGTTTTTGGCTGTGTCTTCTCAAAACAAGACCAATCGAGCTTCCGCAAGAGGCGGAGCAGTCCACACCACAGGCCGTAAGGCTCATATTGATGTTGCACTTCAACTT TCACGTGAACTTCAAAGGGATCTGCGTCCCGATGAGTTATTTTTAAAAACACACAAGAGGAAAAATGGTGAATGGGTTGACAGTCGTGCTGCATCTACTTAT AAGACTTTTAAAGAGAAGTTTGATGCAGAACTTCAGCCAACTGAAGAAGGGAATGGAGAGGTTGTTCAGGTGTTAGATGGAGAGCGTGTAAATCAGCTATGGACAGAGGCTGCTGGGGGCCGTAACCGTGGTCGGGTTTATGGCGCTGCAGATTTAGCTATTAATCTAAAACGTGGATCAAAAAGTTTTACCCAACAATCTCAAACTCCTCAACACTCTATGTTTGGGATGTCATTAGAAGCTGAAAGAGCAGCTAGAATTAGAGCTGAACAAATTGCCGAGGCTGCAACGACCCAATTACAAGAGGCTAACGAAGCAATGCGAGCTGCTACCGAGGCTGCAAAAGCTGCTACCGAGACTGCATAA
- the LOC127131491 gene encoding zinc finger BED domain-containing protein RICESLEEPER 2-like, protein MQAHLKRQLVLQNWLLSEGEFFHVRCSAHVLNLIVQEGLKVIGDALEKIRESVKYVKGSEGRMKKFKECIKLIGGIETSAGLSYDVSTRWNSTYLMLLSALKYRRVFASLSFHDDNYKVFPSEEDWKRGDKICTFLLPFYETTNLISGTSYPTSNLYFLQIWKIQCVLMAIIKDEDTLIRDMAERMMIKFEKYWSDYSVVLALGAVLNPGIKLTSLEYMYEKVDPLTSTIKTNEIK, encoded by the coding sequence ATGCAAGCTCATTTGAAAAGACAACTTGTCTTGCAAAACTGGTTATTATCTGAGGGAGAGTTCTTTCATGTTCGTTGCTCAGCGCATGTTTTAAATTTGATTGTGCAAGAGGGTTTGAAAGTAATTGGTGATGCATTGGAAAAGATTAGGGAAAGTGTCAAATATGTGAAGGGCTCTGAGGGTAGAATGAAAAAATTCAAGGAATGCATTAAACTCATTGGCGGTATTGAAACATCGGCTGGTTTATCTTACGATGTTTCCACTAGATGGAATTCTACTTATTTGATGCTTCTAAGTGCATTGAAGTACCGACGTGTATTTGCAAGCCTTAGTTTTCATGATGATAATTATAAGGTTTTCCCTTCCGAAGAAGATTGGAAAAGAGGAGATAAGATATGCACATTCTTGTTGCCATTTTATGAGACAACAAACTTAATTTCCGGAACGTCTTATCCTACTTCCAATTTGTATTTTTTGCAAATTTGGAAAATTCAGTGTGTTTTGATGGCAATCATCAAAGATGAAGACACTCTTATAAGAGACATGGCTGAAAGAATGATGATCAAGTTTGAGAAGTATTGGAGTGATTATAGTGTGGTTCTTGCTCTAGGAGCGGTTCTTAACCCAGGGATTAAGCTTACCTCTTTGGAATACATGTATGAAAAAGTTGATCCACTTACctcaacaattaaaacaaatgaaATCAAGTAG